In one Misgurnus anguillicaudatus chromosome 1, ASM2758022v2, whole genome shotgun sequence genomic region, the following are encoded:
- the phyh gene encoding phytanoyl-CoA dioxygenase, peroxisomal translates to MSSRAADRLKVVLNHLDRSHSEIRSSFTSAQNVSYHHHHPHHPQPFRYTFDTDILTPEQRQSYEDNGFILIRNLVSEEDIEKYRKAFEQVCKREVKVPGLVIMKDVSIAKSEFVEGEKAVTKLQDFQEVPELFRYCTLPQILKYVECFTGPNIMAMHTMLINKPPDTGKKTSRHPMHQDLHYFPFRPADRIVCAWTAMEKVHRQNGCLVVLPGSHKGTLQEHDYPEWEGGINKMYHGVRNYNPNHPRVHLEMEKGDTVFFHPVLIHGSGMNQTEGFRKAISCHYASADCYYIDVKGTTQENISNEVKDLAFKKYGIDSVNFQDTWALRGRLVQGERVSM, encoded by the exons ATGTCGTCCCGGGCCGCAGACAGACTGAAGGTGGTTTTAAATCATCTGGATCGATCACACAGTGAAATT CGTTCGTCCTTCACCTCTGCGCAAAATGTTtcatatcatcatcatcatcctcatcaTCCTCAACCCTTTAG ATACACTTTCGACACAGACATCCTGACTCCAGAACAGAGGCAATCTTATGAAGACAATGGTTTCATTCTCATCCGAAACCTTGTGTCAGAAGAAGATATTGAGAAATACAGGAAG GCATTTGAACAGGTTTGTAAGAGAGAAGTGAAGGTCCCTGGTTTAGTTATAATGAAAGACGTATCGATCGCTAAATCTGAGTTTGTTGAGGGTGAAAAGGCTGTGACCAAACTTCAGGACTTCCAAGAAGTTCCAGAACTCTTCCGGTATTGCACGTTACCTCAG ATCCTAAAGTATGTTGAATGTTTCACTGGACCCAACATCATGGCCATGCACACTATGCTTATCAACAAGCCACCTGATACAG GTAAGAAGACCTCTCGCCATCCCATGCATCAGGATTTACACTATTTCCCCTTCCGTCCCGCTGACCGCATTGTGTGCGCATGGACGGCAATGGAGAAAGTGCACCGTCAAAACGGCTGTCTCGTCGTCCTACCGGGATCACACAAAGGCACTCTACAGGAACATGACTACCCCGAGTGGGAG GGTGGGATAAATAAGATGTACCATGGGGTGCGTAACTATAACCCGAACCATCCCAGAGTACACTTGGAGATGGAGAAAGGAGATACTGTGTTTTTCCATCCCGTGCTGATCCACGGCTCTGGAATGAACCAGACAGAGGGCTTCCGGAAG GCCATCTCGTGCCACTACGCCAGTGCTGACTGTTATTACATTGATGTGAAGGGAACAACTCAGGAGAACATCAGCAATGAAGTTAAGGACCTTGCATTCAAGAAGTACGGTATTGATTCGGTCAACTTCCAG GACACCTGGGCTTTGCGTGGACGTCTGGTTCAGGGAGAGAGAGTATCGATGTGA
- the LOC129432354 gene encoding uncharacterized protein: MKTTAVFALCFICFSYSLAISSVDDVYEYLWEKNKDIAIKTLDVDFLRQMENGSLQAERYVNFTIQDINYLLKVTKMLKKMSAKVSQPELRDFMNKRYSSYKSFADYMLKQYFFKGEPSIQQTPAMEKYLSFYKKLTAGDPLYFAVGLLPCARLWLWLANNLKIPPTNAYYNWRMENVNGHPEKHYKALLNTYLNTPEKVIKANTVFRTQMQHEHDFFFTS; the protein is encoded by the exons TTACAGTCTGGCCATCAGCTCTGTGGATGATGTGTATGAATATCTGTGGGAGAAGAATAAAGACATTGCCATTAAGACACTCGATGTGGACTTCCTGAGACAAATGGAGAATGGTAGCCTGCAGGCAGAGCGATACGTCAACTTCACCATACAGGACATCAACTATCTTCTCAAAGTGACCAAGATGTTAAAGAAAATGAGCGCAAAAGTATCCCAGCCTGAACTCAGGGACTTCATGAATAAAAGATATTCAAGTTACAAAAGCTTTGCAGACTACATGCTCAAGCAGTACTTTTTCAAG GGCGAACCCTCCATCCAGCAAACTCCAGCTATGGAGAAGTATCTGTCGTTTTACAAAAAATTGACGGCAGGAGATCCATTATATTTTGCTGTTGGTCTTCTGCCCTGCGCTAGACTCTGGCTGTGGCTGGCAAATAATCTCAAAATACCTCCAACCAATGCCTACTACAACTGGAGAATGGAGAATGTGAACGGTCACCCTGAGAAGCATTACAAAGCTCTGCTGAACACTTATCTCAACACACCCGAGAAAGTGATAAAGGCTAATACTGTATTTCGTACACAGATGCAACATGAGCATGATTtcttttttacatcttaa